The Engraulis encrasicolus isolate BLACKSEA-1 unplaced genomic scaffold, IST_EnEncr_1.0 scaffold_629_np1212, whole genome shotgun sequence sequence ATAAGAGCAGGCAAGCCAGGCCTATATAAGAGCAAGCCAGGCCTATATAAGAGTATATCAGGCCTATATAACACCAAGTCAGGCCTATATAAGAGTATATCAGGCCTATATAACACCAAGTCAGGCCTATATAAGAGTATATCAGGCCTATATAACACCAAGTCAGGCCTATATAAGAGTATATCAGGCCTATATAAGAGCAAGCCAGGCCTATATAACACCAAGCCAGGCCTATATAACACCAAGCCAGGCCTATATAACACCAAGCCAGGCCTATATAAGACAAGACCAGGCCTATATAACACCAAGCCAGGCCTATATAAGAGCAAGCCAGGCCTATATAAGAGCAAGCCAGGCCTATATAAGAGCAAGCAAGCCAGGCCTATATAAGACCAAGACAGGCCTATATAAGAAGCCAGGCTTATATAAGGAGCAAACCAGGCATATATAAGACCAGGCCAGGCCTATATAAGGAGCCAGGCCTATATAAGAGAAAGCCAGGCCTATATAAGGAGCCAGGCCTATATAAGAGAAAGCCAGGCCTATATAAGAGAAAGCCAGGCCTATATAAGGAGCCAGGCCTATATAAGAGAAAGCCAGGCCTATATAAGAGAAAGCCAGGCCTATATAACACCAAGCCAGGACTATATAAGAGCAAGCCAGGACTATATAAGAGTAAGCCAGGACTATATAAGAGGTCTTATTGTGGCAATGGGCTGAGGTAACAGAATAGACTTTACAAGCAACCCAAACCTGATGTGGTGAGGAGCTGAGGAGCTGAGGATGGGGGTGCTGAGGATGGGGGTTGAGGTTGTTGCCAAGCTGAGGATGGGGGTGCTGAGGATGGGGGTGCTGAGGATGGGGGTTGAGGTTGTTGCCAAGCTGAGGATGGGGGTGGCGAGGGGAAGAGACCTGCAATGGTGGGGGGAataaggggtggtgtgtgtgtgtgtgtgtgtgtgtgtgtgtgtgtgtgtgtgtgtgtgtgtgtgtgtgtgtgtgtgcgtgtgcgagtgtgcgcatgtgtgtgtgtgtggcgtggggaAGAGACCTGCAATCTCCGGCAGAAAATTAACTATCCCGCAccgcactctgctctgctctgctctgctctgctctgcttggcaTTAAATGTATGAACCACATGAGTTACTGCACTGGGCGCAGCGTAGTCTAGAGGAATTAACTACATACATCACATCACACGCCGTCCggatagtggggggggggggctgtacaagggggtgtgtgtgtgtgtgtgtgtgtgtgtgtgtgtgcgcgcgtgtgcgcgtgtgcgtgtgtgtgtgtatgtgttggagagagagaatgatgacgAGATGGTGTGAGCtatagaaagagaggaggagaggggcatgcacgtgtgtatgtttgtgtgtgacagacagagagagagagtgagtgagggagggcaagagagagagagggagagagagagagagagggagagggagatggtgtgagaaagtgagataccgagagagaaaatatatatagagagaatggtattgctgtgtgtgtgtgtgtgtgtgtgtgtgtgtgtgtgtgtgtgtgtgtgtgcgtgtgtgtgtgtgtgtgtatctgcgtacgTGTGTAAATGGTGGTTGTATAAGGGTGGGTGCGGGGGAGGGGGAGTAAAGTAACTCTACATTTCTATCTGCTGCCATTAAAGTTAAGCGTCCTCTCTGTCTGGAGCACATAAAGCCGTCAGGACCGCACCACGATTGATGCCCCCCCCGCCCTGCACGCTCCCTGCAGAccacgccccccaccccccacccacgcccaccaccacccccaccccccacccatgccagcaaccccccacccatgcacaccaccaccccccacccatgcacaccaccaccccccacccatgcacaccaccacccccccccccacccatgcacaccaccaccccccccccacccatgcacaccaccacccccccacccatgcacaccaccaccccccaccccacccatgccagcaaccccccacccatgcacaccaccccccacccatgcacaccaccccccaccccccacccctgccctgcaCGCTCCctgcccaccaccccccacccctgcccaacccccccccctctctgcctgcccaGACCAATGGccagatcccccccccctctctctgcctgcccagacccccccccccaccccacggccagatcccccccccctctctgcctgcccagaccccccccctgcctcctcctcctgcctgtcCTTACTATCAGCAGCCTCCTATTAATGCtagccccccaccccatctctctctccctctccctcctttatctccattttctctctctctctctctctccttctctccattttctctctccctctccttctctctctttctctccttccatctctctcctctcatcctcccggTGCTCTGGAAATGTAATGAGACTGCTgctgcagcgcacacacacacacacacagacacacacgcacgcgcacgcgcacacgcacgcgcacacgcacacacacagacacacacacacacacacagacacacagacacacagacacacacacggcggaAACTGCTGACGCTGGTTCATGCTCGATTCCCTAATAATGCCCAAAAGCTGAAGCTGGCCTCCGAAATGGAAAAGagcgagtggtgtgtgtgtgtgtgtgtgtgtgtgtgtgtgtgtgtgtgtgttggggggagggggggaccgGTGGAAGACAAAAAAAGGAGTGGAAAGTAGAAAAACAGAGAgcgggtgggaggagagagaacgggtggggggagagagcgggtgggaggagagagaacgggtggggggagagagaacgGGTGGTCAGGGAAGTGCTTGGTACTATTCATTACCACGTACAttactatatataaatataaataccacctacattacaatacataaaCATCAAATACCACCTACATTACTAATATCAAATACCACCTACATTACTAATAtcaaacaaagtgtgtgtgtgtgtgtgtgtgtgtgtgtgtgtgtgtgtgtgtgtgtgtgtgtgtgtgtgtgtgtgtgtgtctgtgtgtgtgtgtgtgtctgtgtgtgtctgtgtgtgtctgtgtgtctgtgtgtgataatCATATCGAAACCAATCCCATCACCAATATGCAGTGCGACATAACTGCTTACAAAAGcactttttcttaaaaaaaaacaaaaaaaccctgaaaaaatgaaaaaaaacatagcCAACTGCTTCAGAGTTCGACTGGGTACAGACGGGTTTCGTAGCCTCTGTGCtaggtgtgtttgtgagtgtgtgtgagctagaTGTGTGTACATTACACTCACTGCATTTCTTCACCACTCGCTGCAGTGGACCACAGATGCAGGAGTCCGATAGAGAGCCGTGTGGCCGTAGTAGTAATTGCATTTCAGTTGAGCAGTTGAGACAAAAGGCCTTGGCAACCCAACAAAGGTCAAGGAGACTGGAGGCCTAATTGAGTTGGAGTTTAATTACAGCGTTTATAACCTTTTAGAGACATCTGCAGCTCTCTGGCCAGTAGATAGATTACACAGTcaggaggtgggggggagagagagagagagagagggagagagagagagggagagagagagggagtgagagacagagagagagaaagagggagggagagagaaagagggagggagggagagagaggcagggggtagagagagaggcaggggtagagagagagaggcaggggtagagaaagggaaagagagagagggatgcagacagacagagagagagagagagaaagtgacagacagacatagagagagagagagagagagagagagagagagagagagagagagagagagagagagagagagagagagagagagagagagagggtcaggaaACAGTAAACGGTGCTGATCCAATAGAGCTGAGGAGCTGAGCGGTTAGTTAGCAGCTAAATTAAACAGCTGAGGAACTGAGCGGTTAGTTAGCAGCTAAATTAAACAGCTGAGGAACTGAGCGGTTAGTTAGCAGCTAAATTAAACAGCTGAGGAGCTGAGCGGTTAGTTAGCAGCTAAATTAAACAGCTGAGGAGTTGAGCGGTTAGTTAGCAGCTAAATTAAACAGCTGAGGAGCTGAGCGGCTAGTTAGCAGCTAAATTAAACAGGTGAGGAGCTGAGCGGTTAGTTAGCAGCTAAACAGCTGAGGAGCTGAGCGGTTAGTTAGCAGCTAAACAGCTGAGGAGCTGAGCGGCTAGTTAGCAGCTAAATGAAACAGCTGAGGAGCTGAGCGGTTAGTTAGCAGCTAAATTAAACAGCTGAGGAGCTGAGCGGTTAGTTAGCAGCTAAACAGCTGAGGAACTGAGCGGTTAGTTAGCAGCTAAACAGCTGAGGAGCTGAGCGGTTAGTTAGCAGCTAAATTAAACAGCTGAGGAGCTGAGCGGTTAGTTAGCAGCTAAACAGCTGAGGAGCTGAGCGGTTAGTTAGCAGCTAAATTAAACAGCTGAGGAGCTGAGCGGTTAGTTAGCAGCTAAATTAAACAGCTGAGGAGCTGAGCGGTTAGTTAGCAGCTAAATTAAACAGCTGAGGAGCTGAGCGGTTAGTTAGCAGCTAAACAGCTGAGGAGCTGAGCGGTTAGTTAGCAGCTAAAAGCCGACTAGCGgatggacagggttgccagatgagcctgTTTCCCCCCGCAgaaggccatcccaagcagcccacttggcaacactgcaggaggccatcccaagcagcccacttGGTAAGTCTGCGGATGGCCAGGCGTCAGGCGTCAGGCGTCAGGCGTCAGGCGTCAGGCGTCAGGCGTCAGGCGTCAGGCGTCAGGCGTCAGGCGTCAGGCGTCAGGCGTCAGGCGTCAGGCGTCAGGCGTCAGGCGTCAGGCGTCAGGCGTGGCGTTGGGAGGAGGGGTCTAAAATGGCGGCGTGGTATAAACATGGGTGCGGCTGTCAGCAGTAGCGGGAGCGGAGTGGAGCGAAGTGAGGACTTTATTAGCCTCGTAAAGCGCAGCCAGCTATTTACTCAGCTCCCATCTCCTCACACCAGCTACTGACGCCATTTAATCTGCAAAGAGCCCCACTGATACTgctagtggggggtgggggtgtagaggtGGTCTCCagtgtttcaggtgtgtgtgtttgtttgtgtgtgtgtgcagggtgcgaaATACGGGGGGGTCAGGGGGGGTTCAACCCTCCCGAATGACCCACGAACCCCCCTGAAAGCCTCAAAAGCTACATTTGAGGGGGGTCTCAAATTAtgcaaaaaataaatgtaaaaaaaattaaaatgtatttttttgtcactaatggtcagttaaatgtgtttaagctcacCATGTCCAGTATCCATAATTCTAATTTCAAAACATTTATACACAAAACAGCCTACGTGAAGCGGAACCAGACCTGTGAGCATGCACAAAGTAGCCAGTTGAGACATTGAGAAGAAGTCGTCGGAAGTCGCACTAATAATGGCTAAGCAAAAGCTAAACCAGAGCACATCACTCACACACTTTGGGTTCACATCCAAAAAGGTGGCACTCAAAGAGGTAGACGATACTGGTGCAGATAGCGGAGTGGGCCCACTCGCTATCAGAACAGAGGATCCCATTCGTGAAGCTGAGAGTGACAGTGAGACTGAAGGCTCCGAAGACGCAGCAGGTGCCACTAGCTCTACCATTTCTGCTAGCACCAGTGACACTCCCGCTTGTTTGACGACAAAGCAGGTTGGCGAATGGAAAGATTGCAACGATTGGCTTGACATTAAGGCAGGAAAATTGGGGTGTTTAGTGTGTAGAAAAGCAAAAACGCTACTAGATAAGTGACAGGGTTTACACCTCACAGAAGAGTGGATCAATGGCGATGTGTATAGCTCCGATGCAAAGAAGCTACTGAAGAAGCTTTATAAACACAGGGACAGCCAGGCCCATGCACGAGCAGTGGAAATAGTCCAGATGCAAGAGCAAGACACCCTCTCAAGTACGTTCATTGACATACAGTCCGAATTACTTAAGAAAACCACAGTATCGTTCAGAACAGCATACACCGTGGCAAAGGAAAGGCTATCATTCAAAAAGCTCAACCCACTCATGAGAATGCAGGAACTGAATGGAGCCGAAATTGGAAATATCCACAAATCTGACAAAGCATGCGCTGAAATAATCGGTTACCTTGCCAAGGAAATGCGCCACAAATTCGTCTGCAATGTCAAAAAATCGATTCACGGGTGTCAATCACCATTGATGAAAGCACCATTCATGGCAGGGCCTATCTAATAGTCTACGTGAGATGTGATGTCAGCGGTAAGGGGGATGTAGACAATGTTTTCCTGGATCTAGTGGAACTTACAGATGGGGTCGATGCTGAATCCATTTACAACGCGTTGATGACGAGTCTACATGAAGCTGGAATGGATGATGACTTTTTGAAGACGCGCCTGATAAGCATTGCCACCGATGGAGCGGCAGCGCTCACAGGAAAAATAGTGGGCTTGTCGTTCGACTGAAGGAAAAGTTTCCGAACGTGCAGTCTGTGCACTGAATGGCGCACAGATTAGAGATGGCTGTCAAAGATGCACTTAAACAAGCGCCTGGCACTAATCAGTTTGAGATTTATATTTCCAAGTTATACTTGCTCTACAATCAGTCAACCAGGAACACCAGATTGCTTAGAGAAGCAGCGGCCGAGCTCGACATCCAAATACTGAGAATAGGTCTAATATTCACGATCCGATGGGTTGCCAGCAGCTTTGAAACCGTGAAAGCAGTATGGAAAGATTTCCCCGCACTCGCACTGCATTTTAAAACAGCCAGTGAGGACACATCACGCAATGATCTTGACAGGCAAAAATACAGGGGACTTCTGAAGCACCTTGCTAACTCAGGATTCGTTGAAGATGTCTTGCGTGAACTCCAGGGCCTGTCTCTCAAGCTGCAGAAAAGAGAGGTGTCACTCGTGGATTCAAGTCTCGCCATCCAACAAACCATCGATGTTTTGACGAGCATGAAGACATCTGGTGGGGGGAAATCCACCAAGAAGGCTGAACAGACCGTTTCATCTGGACGTTTTAAGGACGTCGAGCTGAGTGAAGGCAGGGCGAAAATAAACCGGTCTCAGTTGTATGAATCGGTGATTGTGTCTCTGGCTAAGCGATTACCGGAGACAAATTTGGTCCTGAAGCTCAAAGCTCTTGACAAGCGTTTTTGGCCAACAGCGCAGGAGGACTTGGTTTTGCATGGCGAACCAGAAGTGCACAGCCTTGCGAAAGCGCTTGGAGAACCAACCAGGGAGGCCGTGGAGCAGTTTCGAGACTGGAAATTACAAGGCACTGCACCAGGGAAAACCTTGGAAAGAATTTGCATTGCAAGTCGCACGTATCTCCCCACGTCAGCCGAGTGTGAGCGAGGTTTTTCCGCAGTTAATAACACGGATGACAAGACGCGCAACAGGTTGCGCGAAGGCAGCCTGTCTTCGCTCTTATTTGTGGACCTCAATGGACCACCTCTGGACAAATTTGACCCAGTTCCATTCGTCAGAAGCTGGATTGCAGCAGGACATCGCCTATCTACGTCCTGGAAACCAGGACGGGAGCCACAAAAAACTGTCGAGGCAAGGCACCTTTGGTCCGTtttaacttaaccctatccagaccgggggggggctaaaagtgcccgcaccaactttgatgtcgtataactcctgaatgactaaagctagcaCTACggaactttgtgacttttcctaacatgaagttggctacagtgtgataccaaaagattaggtgtatcattttttgttgttgccatggcaacggttttctgacaggtacgcctgaccaaaaatcactgatctaagtctcatcatcatcacttttcatatttttttacattttcattagcatcagacacccttgtgaacatttgaagtggtctgatgcacataataaacaaaattgatgtgcattacccaagttagatggaaaatacattaaggtgacattttgggcaatacaatcaggaaatgacgtcataattatgtcataatatccaataatgacaccaaactgatgtcattcatagatctttggctgaagatcatcccctccaagtttggtggtcatacgccattcggttcctaagttatgaggggggggtcaaatgagccccccccccggtcccaggaatgccaaaaaagcccggtctggatagggttaaggtaagAGGCTTTGGCCTGCCTTGGCATTCTGCCTTATGTACTGAGCCCGCGGTGGTGATGTGTGGCCTGTTGTGAACTATTTGCCTATTGTCAGCATCCGCCGTGGTGCCCTTTCAAGTTGAGATGACGTGTTTGCACTGTTATACGAATGTGCTTTGTGAATGTGTTCAATGATGTTATGTACTGAGCCCTCTGTGGTGATGTTTTGGCCTGTTGTGAGCTATTTGTTTATTGTCAGCATCCGCCGTGGTGCCTTTTCAAGTTGAGATGGCCTGTTTGCACTGTGATATACGAATGTGCTTTTGTGAATGTGTTCAATGATGTAGCCTGTACATTCATCCTAATAATTCCATATGATGTTCCATATGATGATGATTCCATACTTTTTCTAAATATAACTCAATACTTTTGAAACATGAGTTGATTGGTTGCTGTTGTTATTGTGGGTTCGGGTGGTTATCTTAATTAAATTAAGCACTAGGTAGCCTTCTTCAGTCCTATACAGACCTAGAGATAAGATATCCCTTCTGTGTGACGAGTTCCTTGGTAATATGCATCACGATCGGTCATAGGCTACTGCAAGCTCTCGCTCGGTGCACTGATTGCGCGTCTCCGATAGGCTATGCATGAGGCATTAAATCTAAACTAAACCAGCCTAAACGAATTCCTatttatttctatggccataaatgtaCAGAAAAACCTGTCAAAATACCCATAATtaaccgcagacggccatccaaaaCGGCCTAAAATGGCAACATTGAGAGGtgctttgactttttttttttttttttttggggggggtgggggggggggggggggggtgggggggtggggtgggggggggggggggggggggcgtcattATTTGATCCGACCCCCCCGAAAGCCGGTGGATAAttcgcacactgtgtgtgtgtgtgtgtgtgtgtgtgtgtgtgtgtgtgtgtgcgcatcttgtGGAATATGACGATTCTTCACCCCACGTCAGACTGCAGcacacaccattacattacattacattggcctTAGAAAATGAGTGTGTTCCAACTTACCCCTGTGCCAACTAGCCCCGGTCTCTCCTATGTATACTGTAcagtctatgtctaattgtctatgtccacacctagagtctagagtctatgtctgtctgcatgggaaagtaagaaacgtaatttaaattctttgtatgaccagcgcatgtaaagaaattgacaataaaaccgacttgagctgacgctttcatttatttaaagtgacttacagtcattctttttcagggtattacagtccctggagcaatgtgggggttaggtgccttgctcaagggcacttcagccatggatggagatgtagggagaggaccGGGGGTATTCGAAccgacaacccctagattgaaagaccaactctctaaccactaggccacggctgccccaccaccATGTCTCAGTGTTAGGGCTGTGCAAGATAAAACAttgatattgtgatatcaatattgctgtctaacaatatcaaatttcataa is a genomic window containing:
- the LOC134444609 gene encoding E3 SUMO-protein ligase KIAA1586-like — translated: MAVKDALKQAPGTNQFEIYISKLYLLYNQSTRNTRLLREAAAELDIQILRIGLIFTIRWVASSFETVKAVWKDFPALALHFKTASEDTSRNDLDRQKYRGLLKHLANSGFVEDVLRELQGLSLKLQKREVSLVDSSLAIQQTIDVLTSMKTSGGGKSTKKAEQTVSSGRFKDVELSEGRAKINRSQLYESVIVSLAKRLPETNLVLKLKALDKRFWPTAQEDLVLHGEPEVHSLAKALGEPTREAVEQFRDWKLQGTAPGKTLERICIASRTYLPTSAECERGFSAVNNTDDKTRNRLREGSLSSLLFVDLNGPPLDKFDPVPFVRSWIAAGHRLSTSWKPGREPQKTVE